Below is a window of Spirochaetota bacterium DNA.
AACTTTTAAAAATACAGATACCCCTCTTTTTCTTATAAGTCTAAAAGCTGGTGGTTATGGTCTAAACTTAACTGAAGCTGATACAGTTATACTTGTTGATCCTTGGTGGAATCCAATGGTTGAAATGCAAGCTATAGACAGATCCTATAGAATAGGACAAGTTAATTCTGTTAATGTATATAAGCTTATATCTTCAGGTACAATTGAAGAGAAAATAATAAATCTTCAGGAAAGAAAAAAAGCACTTTTTGATAATGTTATGAGTATTGATAATATATTTGCTTCTTTAAGTGAAGATGAAATAGAAGAGATGTTAAGTTAATAAATATTAAGCTAAATATTAAGTTACAGTTATATCAGAAACTTTCTCTCCATCATTTGTTTTTACAATTCTCGAACCCATTGTATTTCTTTTCTGAATATTTATATCATTAACCTTAATCTTAATGGTTTTTCCATCTGTTGTTGCTATTATAATTTCTGAATTATCGTCAACCGAAATTATTTTAACTATTTCGCCAGCTTTTTCTATATTTGAAAGTATACTTACACCTTTTCCACCCCTTTTTTGCAAAGGAAATTCTTCAAATTGTACTCTTTTTGCAAAACCATTGGAAGTGAGAATTAAAACCTTCTTGTTTTCTTCAACCTTAATTATTGATACAACATAATCATTTCCCTCCAATGTAACACCTTTAACACCAATTGATTCCCTACCTGTTTCTCGAACATCATCAACTTTAAATCTTATAGATTTCCCCTTCTTTGTAGATATTAAAACTTCATCAGTATTTTTACAAACTATAGAATCTACTATTTCATCTCCTTCTAATATTTTAGCATATTTAACACCATTTCTTCTTAAAGAACCACTTATTTCATTTAATTGAACTCTTTTTGTTATACCTTTTTTGGTAATAATAAGAATACTTTCATCTTTATTAAACTCTTTAATGACTTCAATATTTTTAACCTCTTCATCAGAATCTAAATCTATAAAATTAGAAATATGTTCTCCTTTTGAACTCATTGACCCCTCTGAAATATCATTTACTTTGATAGTATACAATTTGCCTTTATTAGTAAAAAAACAAATGTAATCAGTTGTTACTGCTTTTTGAATAAATTTAATCTCATCTTCATCATTTAAATTAATTCCTTTTTTACCTTTTCCTCCTTTATTTTGCAAATAAAAAGAATTTGCTTTTAATCTTTTTATAAATCCTATATTTGTAAATATAATAATAACTTCTTCAGGAATAATTTCAAATTTCAGATCTTCTTCCTCTGTGAGGGTAATTAGATCAGTTCTTCTTTTATCTCCAAAAAGAGTTTTAACCTCTTCAAGTTCCTTTATAATTTGAAGATTAATATTTTCTTCTGATGAAAGAATCTTCTCAATTCTTTCAATTTCAGTTTTAACTTCGCTATATTCTATTTTTATCTTTTCAACTTCAAGAGTAGTTAATCTTTGAAGTCTCATATCGAGAATTGCTTGAGCTTGTACATTTGATAAATCAAATTTTTCCATCAATTTTTGCTTAGCAAATTGAGCATCTTTGGATTTTTTAATAATATTAATTACTTCATCAATATTATTTAAGGCTACTATTAATCCTTCTAAAATATGCAATCTATCTTTTGCTTTTCTTAGAATAAAATTAAACCTTTTTATCATTATTTCTTTTTTAAAATTATAATAAAGAACCAGATAATCTTTTAAGTTAAAGGTGATTGGTTTATTTTCATAAATTGCAACCATGTTCGCATTATAAGTTTTTTGAAGATTAGTATGTTTATAAAGTTTATTAATAATTAATGAAGGTTTTTCACCTTTTTTTACCTTAATTACTATTCTTATTCCTTCCTGATCTGACTCATCTCTAAGATCTGTAATACCATCAATAACTTCACTTTTAACAAGATCTACAATTTTTTTAATTAGATCAGCTTTATTAACTTGAAACGGTAACTCAGTGATCACTATATAAGTTTGACCCTTCTCTTCTTCAATCTTTACCTTACCCCTTATTATAAATCTACCTTTACCTGTATAATAAGTTTGATAAAAATCATCAGTTAATATAAGAGTTCCATATGTAGGAAAATCTGGTCCTTTAACAAATTTAATTAATTCCTCAATTGTTGAATTTGGATTCTTGATAAGATAAATTAAAGCATCTATAGTTTCACTAAGATTATGAGGAGGAATAGAAGTAGACATGCCAACACCTATTCCTTCAGCACCATTAATAAATAGGTTAGGTATATTTGATGGTAAAACTTCTGGTTCATTCAAGCTATCATCAAAATTTGGTAAAAAATTTACAGTTTCTTTATCTATGTCTTCAAGTAATAGATTAGATATCTTTGCAAGCTTTGCTTCAGTATACCTCATTGCTGCTGGGACATCCCCATCTATTGAACCAAAATTCCCTTGTCCAATTATTAAAGGATATCTTAAAGAAAAATCTTGAGCAAGCCTAACTAAAGCATCATATACTGCAGCATCACCATGAGGATGATATTTACCAAGAACATCTCCAACTATTCTTGCACATTTTTTTGTAGAACTTTCAAAAGTTATACCTTGCTCCCACATCGACCAAAGAATTCTTCTATGAACTGGCTTTAAACCATCTCTTATATCTGGGATTGCCCTACCTATTATTACTGAAAGAGAATAAGTTATATAGGACTGTTCTATTTCATTTTGTATTTTTTTTATAATTATATTTTCATTTTTCCCCATATCCATAAATTTTACCTCGAATAAAAAGAATTAAATTTTTTACATATCAAGTTTGTCTTTTGAAATAAATGCTGCTTTATCTATTATAAAACTATATCTTAATGGTACCTCTTCTCCCATTAATATATAAAAAATTCTATCTGCTTCGATTGCATCATCTATAGAAACTTTTATAAGTCTTCTTCTTGATGGATCCATTGTAGTTTCCCACAATTGAGACGGATTCATTTCTCCAAGTCCTTTATATCTCTGGATCTCATATTTTTTATCTTTAAGATTCTTAATAAAATTTTCTTTTTCCTCATCATCATAAAGATAAATTATCTCTTTACCATATTTTATTCTATAAAGAGGAGGAACAGCAAAATAAAGATAACCCCTTGTGATAATTTCTGGCATCATTCTGAAAAAGAAGGTTAAGAGCAATGTTCTTATGTGAGAACCATCAACATCAGCATCTGCCATAATAATAATCTTATGATATCTAAGTTTACTTATGTCAAAATTTTTCCCTATATCTGTTCCAAGTGTTAAAACTATAGGTTTTAATTTATCATTATTTATAGCATCCATAAAATTTGCTTTAGATACATTTAACATTTTACCCCACAAAGGTAGGATAGCTTGAAATCTTCTGTCTCTTCCCTGTTTTGCAGAACCACCAGCAGAATCTCCCTCTACTATAAAAAGTTCTCTTAATTCTGGATTTGTCTCTGAACAATCAGCAAGCTTACCTGGTAACGCATCAGAATCAAATATTGATTTTATTTTGGTAGCTTTAGAAGATTTTTCTTGATATCTTAAATAAGCTTTCTTTAATAGATAATCAAGAATTTTTTCAAGATCTTCTGGAAATTCTTCAAAATGTAACTTTAAATTTTTTTCTAAAAATTTAATCACTATATCTTTTATATATTCATTTCCTAATTGCTCTTTTGTTTGTCCCTCAAATTCAGGATCTGGAAGCTTAACTGAAATAATCGCAACTATTCCATTTTTAATCTCTTTTGATGGTTTTATAGGAAAACTCT
It encodes the following:
- the gyrA gene encoding DNA gyrase subunit A, encoding MDMGKNENIIIKKIQNEIEQSYITYSLSVIIGRAIPDIRDGLKPVHRRILWSMWEQGITFESSTKKCARIVGDVLGKYHPHGDAAVYDALVRLAQDFSLRYPLIIGQGNFGSIDGDVPAAMRYTEAKLAKISNLLLEDIDKETVNFLPNFDDSLNEPEVLPSNIPNLFINGAEGIGVGMSTSIPPHNLSETIDALIYLIKNPNSTIEELIKFVKGPDFPTYGTLILTDDFYQTYYTGKGRFIIRGKVKIEEEKGQTYIVITELPFQVNKADLIKKIVDLVKSEVIDGITDLRDESDQEGIRIVIKVKKGEKPSLIINKLYKHTNLQKTYNANMVAIYENKPITFNLKDYLVLYYNFKKEIMIKRFNFILRKAKDRLHILEGLIVALNNIDEVINIIKKSKDAQFAKQKLMEKFDLSNVQAQAILDMRLQRLTTLEVEKIKIEYSEVKTEIERIEKILSSEENINLQIIKELEEVKTLFGDKRRTDLITLTEEEDLKFEIIPEEVIIIFTNIGFIKRLKANSFYLQNKGGKGKKGINLNDEDEIKFIQKAVTTDYICFFTNKGKLYTIKVNDISEGSMSSKGEHISNFIDLDSDEEVKNIEVIKEFNKDESILIITKKGITKRVQLNEISGSLRRNGVKYAKILEGDEIVDSIVCKNTDEVLISTKKGKSIRFKVDDVRETGRESIGVKGVTLEGNDYVVSIIKVEENKKVLILTSNGFAKRVQFEEFPLQKRGGKGVSILSNIEKAGEIVKIISVDDNSEIIIATTDGKTIKIKVNDINIQKRNTMGSRIVKTNDGEKVSDITVT
- a CDS encoding DNA gyrase subunit B, translating into MKEKIDKRELSKSYDGKHIRYLKSLEHVRLRPGMYVGNSSEKGLNHLLFEIIDNSIDEALVGVCDTVKVTINEKNEAIVEDNGRGIPVDIIEVYGEKKSALELVLTELFAGGKFDNKAYKVSGGLHGVGLSVVNALSEYLKVWVYKNDKIWYQEYHRGIPQSEVKIVGDTDIHGTKILFKPDPEIFRDIKFSYEIIRNRIEELSFLNSNIKIEFEYTPLKKKEIFHNDGGILAFAFHLNKGHKSITENIFYKKEYFKHKDPNKSDIEVEIAFIFNETDDEIIYTYANNIRTYSGGMHYKGFIQGLSDYLDKKYEESKIFNNYKSFPIKPSKEIKNGIVAIISVKLPDPEFEGQTKEQLGNEYIKDIVIKFLEKNLKLHFEEFPEDLEKILDYLLKKAYLRYQEKSSKATKIKSIFDSDALPGKLADCSETNPELRELFIVEGDSAGGSAKQGRDRRFQAILPLWGKMLNVSKANFMDAINNDKLKPIVLTLGTDIGKNFDISKLRYHKIIIMADADVDGSHIRTLLLTFFFRMMPEIITRGYLYFAVPPLYRIKYGKEIIYLYDDEEKENFIKNLKDKKYEIQRYKGLGEMNPSQLWETTMDPSRRRLIKVSIDDAIEADRIFYILMGEEVPLRYSFIIDKAAFISKDKLDM